The Toxorhynchites rutilus septentrionalis strain SRP chromosome 3, ASM2978413v1, whole genome shotgun sequence genome includes a region encoding these proteins:
- the LOC129780552 gene encoding STE20-related kinase adapter protein alpha, translating to MGHDIRSYDLKVELAKCFNGHGIVYLAQHLPSKQHVAIKKFLLEDVKNDFGLVMEESKHLREFNHPNILSYYTAFVHNTDLYFVLPLMCYGSCRDTMSNYFETGFPEIILACVLRDVIQGLEYLHRKGYIHRSIRASHIFLNESRAIIGGFRVCTSFLGEGKRVKNMHELPPHSTKSLNWLAPEVLAQNLLGYTEKSDIYSLGITACELANGVEPFSNFQTTLMLTEKMRGYQPLLLDCTTIPSEEVFAQAMDTGVGDSSSSQTRQIYASRQFSDALHKLAELCLISNPNERPNATELLNHQVFKQCKHTSIREQFAANGIETADFNTIEDFDLNLSHEFAGMSMDTGGDIFEWDFGES from the exons ATGGGCCATGATATTCGAAGTTACGATTTGAAAGTAGAACTAGCAAAATGCTTCAATGGTCACGGTATTGTATATTTAGCCCAGCATCTACCATCGAAACAACATGTTGCAATTAAAAAGTTCCTGTTGGAAGATGTTAAGAATGATTTCGGTTTAGTTATG GAAGAATCGAAACATTTACGAGAATTTAATCATCCCAACATTCTCAGTTATTACACCGCTTTTGTGCACAATACAGATTTGTATTTCGTCCTACCGTTGATGTGCTACGGATCCTGCCGGGATACAATGAGTAATTATTTTGAAACAGGATTCCCGGAGATCATACTGGCGTGTGTTTTACGAGATGTTATTCAGGGGTTGGAGTATTTACACAGAAAAGGCTACATACATCGTTCCATCAGAGCCAGTCACATTTTCCTGAATGAATCCAGAGCCATTATCGGTGGTTTCCGAGTGTGTACCAGCTTCTTGGGTGAGGGTAAACGGGTGAAAAATATGCACGAGCTTCCTCCGCACTCCACCAAAAGCCTCAACTGGCTTGCACCAGAGGTACTTGCGCAGAATCTTTTGGGTTATACGGAAAAATCGGACATCTATAGTTTAGGAATTACAGCATGTGAGCTTGCCAACGGGGTTGAACCCTTCAGCAACTTTCAAACCACATTGATGCTAACCGAAAAGATGCGCGGTTATCAACCACTCCTGTTGGATTGCACAACGATTCCCAGCGAAGAAGTTTTTGCTCAAGCAATGGATACCGGCGTTGGAGACAGCAGCTCTTCGCAAACACGGCAGATATACGCTTCGAGACAGTTTTCCGACGCATTACACAAGCTAGCGGAACTCTGTTTGATTTC TAATCCGAATGAAAGACCAAACGCTACGGAATTGCTCAACCATCAAGTCTTCAAACAGTGCAAACATACAAGCATACGCGAACAGTTTGCTGCAAATGGGATAGAGACTGCAGACTTCAACACGATCGAAG ACTTCGATCTTAATCTGTCACACGAATTTGCCGGGATGTCGATGGACACTGGCGGAGACATCTTTGAATGGGATTTTGGAGAATCCTAA
- the LOC129780553 gene encoding translocon-associated protein subunit gamma, translating to MADQTTSGFTKEEELLLQDFSRNVSTKSNALFYGNAFIISTVPIWLFWRVHQMELLPSLVFFAVVTGLCTYLMAMAYKNTKFTLKHKIANKREDAVTREMTALLADDKKISRKEKDERILWKKNDVAEYEATTFSIFYNNALFLAIVIFASFYLLRSFTPTFNYILSMAGAGGLMALLSTGKSP from the exons ATGGCCGATCAAACGACCTCTGGATTCACCAAAGAGGAGGAATTGTTGCTGCAGGATTTCAGCCGGAACGTGAGCACCAAGTCGAACGCATTATTCTACGGAAATGCTttcattatttccactgttcctATTT GGCTCTTCTGGAGGGTGCATCAAATGGAACTGTTGCCCTCGTTGGTGTTCTTCGCGGTTGTAACCGGATTATGTACCTACCTGATGGCGATGGCATACAAGAATACCAAATTCACGCTAAAGCACAAAATCGCCAACAAACGGGAGGATGCCGTTACGCGTGAAATGACCGCTCTCTTGGCTGACGATAAGAAAATTAGCCGAAAGGAGAAAGATGAGCGCATTCTGTGGAAGAAAAACGATGTCGCCGAGTACGAGGCTACCACATTTTCGATCTTCTACAATAACGCTCTTTTCCTGGCGATCGTAATCTTCGCCAGTTTCTATCTGTTGCGTTCGTTCACACCTACCTTCAACTACATTCTCTCCATGGCCGGTGCTGGCGGTTTGATGGCCTTGCTGTCCACTGGAAAGTCGCCCTAA
- the LOC129780554 gene encoding myosin-2 essential light chain isoform X2 has product MTNFTEDQLAEFQEAFNLFDNRGDGKIQQQQIGECLRALGQNPTESDVKKFTMQLKPDERVSFEVFLPIYQAISKQRTADTADDFIEGLRHFDKDASGFISSAELRHLLTTLGEKLADDEVEQLLQNQEDSQGNVNYEEFVRMVMSG; this is encoded by the exons AATTCCAGGAGGCGTTCAACCTATTCGACAATCGTGGCGATGGAAAAATTCAGCAGCAACAGATCGGCGAGTGTCTGCGGGCCCTCGGCCAGAATCCGACCGAGTCGGACGTGAAGAAGTTCACCATGCAGTTGAAACCGGACGAGCGCGTTTCGTTTGAGGTTTTCCTGCCAATCTATCAGGCCATTTCCAAACAGCGTACCGCGGATACGGCGGACGATTTCATCGAGGGGCTGCGCCACTTCGATAAAGATGCGAGCGGATTCATTTCGTCGGCTGAATTGCGACATTTGCTCACCACGCTGGGAGAGAAGTTGGCGGATGATGAG GTTGAACAACTTCTCCAGAACCAAGAAGATTCGCAAGGCAACGTTAACTACGAGGAATTCGTTAGGATGGTGATGAGTGGTTAA